A stretch of the Sulfuritortus calidifontis genome encodes the following:
- a CDS encoding antibiotic biosynthesis monooxygenase, which produces MIFSSRRSPGDEGYRQMAERMVELAAAQPGFLGMESAREQDGFGITVSYWASIEAIRHWQVNAEHLVAQEKGKRAWYEDYEVRVAKVERAYGKHE; this is translated from the coding sequence GTGATCTTTTCCTCGCGGCGCAGCCCCGGCGATGAGGGCTACAGGCAAATGGCCGAGAGGATGGTCGAGCTGGCGGCAGCGCAACCCGGCTTCCTTGGCATGGAAAGCGCGCGCGAGCAGGACGGCTTCGGCATCACGGTCTCCTACTGGGCCTCGATTGAGGCGATCAGGCATTGGCAGGTGAACGCGGAACATCTTGTCGCCCAGGAGAAGGGCAAGCGTGCCTGGTACGAAGACTACGAGGTGCGCGTGGCCAAGGTCGAGCGGGCCTATGGCAAACATGAATAG
- a CDS encoding TonB-dependent receptor — MFKRTLLACALLTVAQPSSAEGDLDAIRQEIAQMKAQYEARIAALEARLKEAEGRPVGSTANTAASHDHDHGRGFNPDVSLILQGQYAQRKDIPERTITGFLPAGHVHGSERGFSVDHTELVLSADIDPTFRGYANFALIDQSVSVEEAWFQTLGLGEGFSLKAGRFYSGLGYLNERHPHAWDFADAPLMYQALFGERFAHDGMQLKWLAPTETFLEFGVEAGNGNAFPGANGNSSGIGAFSTFAKIGGDLGASHSWRAGLAYLSANPKARTAHWEDANGDAVGTTFTGDSKAWIADFVWKWAPQGNPKTRNLTLQAEYFRREESGRLACDGAGTLCAGDPSDRHRSKQSGWYAQTVYQFMPRWRAGLRYERLDSGTLDFGGLPLDAPDYNPDKTSLMLDWSPSEFSRIRLQFARDRSMQGIDENQVTLQYIMSLGAHGAHKF; from the coding sequence ATGTTCAAGCGCACCCTGCTTGCTTGCGCCCTTCTGACTGTGGCGCAGCCCAGTTCCGCCGAAGGCGATCTCGATGCCATCCGCCAGGAGATCGCCCAGATGAAGGCCCAATATGAGGCCCGCATCGCTGCCCTGGAGGCCAGGCTGAAAGAAGCCGAGGGCCGGCCCGTCGGCAGCACCGCCAACACCGCGGCCAGCCACGATCACGACCACGGCCGTGGCTTCAACCCCGATGTTTCGCTGATCCTGCAGGGCCAGTATGCCCAGCGCAAGGACATCCCGGAACGCACCATCACCGGCTTCCTGCCGGCCGGCCACGTCCACGGCAGCGAGCGTGGCTTCAGCGTCGACCACACCGAGCTGGTGCTGAGCGCCGACATCGACCCGACCTTCCGCGGCTATGCCAACTTCGCCCTGATCGACCAGAGCGTGTCAGTGGAAGAGGCCTGGTTCCAGACCCTGGGGCTGGGCGAGGGCTTCAGCCTGAAGGCCGGCCGCTTCTATTCCGGCCTGGGCTATCTCAATGAGCGCCATCCCCACGCCTGGGACTTCGCCGACGCCCCGCTGATGTACCAGGCCCTGTTCGGCGAGCGCTTCGCCCACGACGGCATGCAGCTCAAATGGCTGGCGCCGACCGAGACCTTCCTCGAATTCGGTGTCGAGGCCGGCAACGGCAATGCCTTCCCCGGCGCCAACGGCAACAGCAGCGGCATCGGCGCCTTCAGCACCTTCGCCAAGATCGGCGGCGATCTTGGCGCCTCCCACAGCTGGCGCGCGGGCCTGGCCTATCTCTCGGCCAATCCCAAGGCGCGCACGGCGCACTGGGAAGACGCCAACGGCGACGCGGTGGGCACGACCTTCACCGGCGATTCCAAGGCCTGGATCGCCGACTTCGTCTGGAAATGGGCGCCCCAGGGCAATCCGAAGACGCGCAACCTGACCTTGCAGGCGGAGTATTTCCGGCGCGAGGAATCGGGCCGGCTTGCCTGCGACGGCGCCGGCACCCTGTGCGCGGGCGATCCCAGCGATCGCCACCGCTCCAAGCAGTCCGGCTGGTATGCCCAGACCGTCTACCAGTTCATGCCACGCTGGCGTGCCGGCCTGCGCTATGAGCGGCTCGACTCCGGCACGCTCGACTTCGGCGGCCTGCCGCTGGATGCGCCCGACTACAACCCGGACAAGACGAGCCTGATGCTCGACTGGTCGCCCTCGGAGTTCTCCCGCATCCGCCTGCAGTTCGCGCGCGACCGCTCGATGCAGGGCATCGACGAAAACCAGGTGACCTTGCAGTACATCATGAGCCTGGGCGCCCACGGCGCGCATAAGTTTTAG
- a CDS encoding Mur ligase domain-containing protein, with product MHIHILGICGTFMGGIAVIAKQAGHRVTGCDANVYPPMSTQLEAQGIELIQGFGAEQVELKPDVYVIGNVVTRGKQPLMEAILDRGLPYISGPQWLYENILGPQDVSAQANMREAHVKPQSGGRSQNVRTPGKWVLAVAGTHGKTTTSGMLAWILEDAKLNPGYLVGGVPRNFGVSARLTESPFFVIEADEYDTAFFDKRSKFVHYRPRTVVLNNLEYDHADIFPDLGAIETQFHHLVRTVPGNGLIIANGREASLERVLARGCWTPVERFGSSSPQPSPACERGGQGQLPSPTCGGGQGGGWQAVEQGPNAFDVLFCGQLQGRVEWELLGEHNRMNALAAIAAARHAGVPVKAAIEALGRFQNVKRRLELRGEVNGITVYDDFAHHPTAIETTVAGLRAKVDGARILAVLEPRSNTMKLGTMKAQLPASLKGADAVFCYAGGVDWDVAGALAPLGDKAMVQQDLDALIEAIARAAKSGDHVLIMSNGGFGGIHDKLLARLAH from the coding sequence ATGCACATTCACATCCTCGGCATCTGCGGCACCTTCATGGGCGGCATCGCCGTCATCGCCAAGCAGGCGGGCCACCGGGTCACCGGCTGCGACGCCAATGTCTATCCGCCGATGAGCACCCAGCTCGAAGCCCAAGGCATCGAGCTGATCCAGGGTTTCGGCGCCGAGCAGGTCGAACTCAAGCCCGATGTCTACGTCATCGGCAACGTGGTCACCCGCGGCAAGCAGCCCCTGATGGAGGCCATCCTCGACCGCGGCCTGCCCTACATCTCCGGCCCGCAGTGGTTGTATGAAAACATCCTGGGACCCCAGGATGTTTCGGCGCAGGCTAATATGCGCGAAGCGCATGTTAAGCCGCAGAGCGGCGGCCGAAGCCAAAACGTGCGCACACCAGGCAAATGGGTGCTTGCCGTCGCGGGCACCCACGGCAAGACCACCACCTCGGGCATGCTGGCCTGGATTCTGGAAGACGCCAAGCTGAACCCCGGCTATCTGGTCGGCGGCGTGCCGCGCAACTTCGGGGTCTCCGCCCGGCTCACCGAATCGCCCTTCTTCGTCATCGAGGCGGACGAATACGACACCGCCTTCTTCGACAAGCGCTCCAAGTTCGTCCACTACCGGCCGCGCACGGTGGTGCTGAACAACCTGGAATACGACCACGCCGACATCTTCCCGGACCTCGGCGCGATCGAGACCCAGTTCCACCATCTGGTGCGCACGGTACCGGGCAACGGCCTCATCATCGCCAACGGCCGCGAGGCGAGCCTGGAGCGGGTGCTCGCCCGCGGCTGCTGGACGCCGGTGGAGCGTTTTGGTTCCTCCTCGCCCCAGCCCTCTCCCGCTTGCGAAAGAGGGGGCCAAGGGCAGTTACCCTCCCCCACTTGTGGGGGAGGGCAGGGAGGGGGATGGCAGGCCGTCGAGCAGGGGCCGAACGCCTTCGACGTGCTGTTCTGCGGCCAGCTGCAGGGCCGGGTCGAGTGGGAACTCCTGGGTGAGCACAACCGGATGAACGCCCTGGCGGCGATCGCCGCCGCCCGTCACGCCGGGGTGCCGGTCAAGGCGGCGATCGAGGCCCTGGGCCGCTTCCAGAACGTGAAGCGGCGGCTGGAGCTGCGCGGCGAAGTGAATGGCATCACCGTCTACGACGACTTCGCCCACCACCCGACCGCGATCGAGACCACCGTGGCCGGCCTGCGCGCCAAGGTGGACGGCGCCCGCATCCTGGCGGTGCTGGAGCCGCGCTCCAACACCATGAAGCTCGGCACCATGAAGGCCCAGCTGCCCGCCAGCCTCAAGGGTGCCGATGCGGTGTTCTGTTATGCCGGCGGGGTCGACTGGGACGTGGCCGGTGCCCTGGCGCCCCTGGGCGACAAGGCCATGGTCCAGCAGGACCTCGATGCCCTGATCGAGGCCATTGCGCGCGCGGCCAAGAGCGGCGACCATGTGCTGATCATGAGCAACGGCGGCTTCGGCGGCATTCACGACAAACTGCTGGCGAGGTTGGCCCACTAA
- the hslV gene encoding ATP-dependent protease subunit HslV, with the protein MRSDTWHGTTILSVRKGEAVAMGGDGQVTLGNVVIKATARKVRRLYQDKVLAGFAGGTADAFTLFERFEAKLEKHQGQLVKSAVELAKDWRTDRMLRRLEAMLIVADKTATLVITGSGDVLEPEYGIAAIGSGGAYAQAAARALIDHSALAPREIVEKSLEIAGDICIYTNRNFTIETL; encoded by the coding sequence ATGCGCAGCGACACCTGGCACGGCACCACGATCCTCAGCGTCCGCAAGGGCGAGGCCGTCGCCATGGGCGGCGACGGCCAGGTGACTCTGGGCAACGTGGTGATCAAGGCCACCGCGCGCAAGGTGCGACGGCTGTATCAGGACAAGGTGCTGGCCGGCTTCGCCGGCGGCACGGCCGATGCCTTCACCCTGTTCGAGCGCTTCGAGGCCAAGCTGGAGAAGCATCAGGGCCAGCTGGTGAAGAGCGCGGTGGAACTGGCCAAGGACTGGCGCACCGACCGCATGCTGCGCCGGCTCGAGGCCATGCTGATCGTGGCGGACAAGACGGCCACCCTGGTCATCACCGGCAGCGGCGACGTGCTGGAGCCGGAATACGGCATCGCCGCCATCGGCAGCGGCGGCGCCTATGCCCAGGCCGCGGCCCGGGCCCTGATCGATCACAGCGCGCTGGCGCCGCGCGAGATCGTCGAGAAATCGCTGGAGATCGCCGGCGACATCTGCATCTATACCAACCGCAATTTCACCATCGAGACTTTGTAA
- a CDS encoding CobW family GTP-binding protein translates to MNDPIPVTLLTGFLGSGKTTLLNHLLRQLPLTAVVMNEFGEIGLDHQLLEESRGPLALLSGGCVCCQVQGSLAPTLKNLYMAREKGEIPKYERIIIETTGIADPAPILDTLLNDRWLARRHQLDGVVTTVDAVLAEPQLDSYFEAVRQVAVADRLLITKSDLAGPELTEAARARVAALNPAAPIHTVLKGEIDPALILHVGLYDPERKHPDVRRWLNAERYKPARAAGLLGKPATAGLHDERIRAFSLRFDRPLDWTGVHSALEMLTAFRAQNLLRMKAIVNIQGEPGPVVLHAVQHVVYPPERLTAWPDADHSSRFVFIVSDLEEAFVAKLLDDFTQAAGQGVLNRPSVA, encoded by the coding sequence ATGAACGATCCCATTCCTGTCACGCTTTTGACGGGTTTTCTGGGCAGCGGCAAGACCACCCTGCTCAACCACCTGCTGCGCCAGCTGCCGCTCACCGCCGTGGTGATGAACGAGTTCGGCGAGATCGGCCTCGACCATCAGCTTTTGGAAGAGAGCCGCGGCCCGCTCGCCCTGCTCTCGGGCGGCTGCGTCTGCTGCCAGGTGCAGGGCTCGCTCGCGCCCACCCTGAAGAACCTGTACATGGCACGCGAGAAGGGCGAGATCCCGAAATACGAGCGCATCATCATCGAGACCACGGGCATCGCCGATCCGGCGCCCATCCTCGACACCTTATTGAATGACCGCTGGCTGGCCAGGCGTCACCAGCTCGACGGCGTGGTCACCACGGTGGACGCGGTGCTGGCCGAGCCGCAGCTCGACAGTTATTTCGAGGCGGTGCGCCAGGTGGCGGTGGCCGACCGGCTGCTCATCACCAAGAGCGACCTGGCCGGGCCCGAGCTGACCGAGGCGGCCAGGGCCAGGGTGGCGGCGCTCAACCCGGCCGCCCCCATCCACACCGTGCTCAAGGGCGAGATCGATCCCGCACTCATCCTCCACGTCGGCCTCTACGACCCGGAGCGCAAGCACCCGGACGTGCGCCGCTGGCTCAACGCCGAGCGCTACAAGCCGGCACGCGCGGCCGGCCTGCTGGGCAAGCCGGCGACGGCCGGGCTGCACGACGAGCGCATCCGCGCCTTCAGCCTGCGTTTCGACCGGCCCCTGGATTGGACCGGGGTGCACAGCGCCCTGGAGATGCTCACCGCCTTTCGCGCCCAGAACCTGTTGCGCATGAAGGCCATCGTCAACATCCAGGGCGAGCCGGGGCCGGTGGTGCTGCATGCGGTGCAGCACGTGGTCTATCCCCCGGAGCGCCTGACGGCCTGGCCGGATGCCGACCACAGCAGCCGTTTTGTCTTTATCGTCAGCGACTTGGAAGAGGCCTTCGTGGCCAAGCTGCTGGACGACTTCACCCAGGCGGCCGGCCAGGGGGTTCTCAATCGACCATCCGTGGCATAA
- a CDS encoding ATP-binding protein, translating into MLTRDPPAPAATLLRRLAWLRNLAIVGQLLAIVVVVLGLGMPLPLAPMLTITGLLLLLNALTWWRLKQPWPASQPEVFTQLAADTMALAGQLFFSGGYANPFVSLLLLPVILAATALSAGYAWLAALFTGTVYSLLIVWHVPLPAAGELDAFNLHLLGMWFNFLISAALVAWFVVQLAGSLRRREQELAAERERALRDAGVFALGMQAAGAAHELSTPLATMTVLARELKEEHRQDGELVEGLDLLIQQAERCKTLLTRLTVSAGVGRELAPVPLDAWLNETIEHWQLMRPSIVVVRRIEGVRPVPSIRPDPVLAQALVSLYNNAADASPDDVAIEAEWDATRLQVRVLDRGPGLSPELAEAAGRLAWSSKGTGRGIGLLLTHAGIEHLGGEATLLPRASGGSLARVTVPLIALKAR; encoded by the coding sequence ATGTTGACCCGAGACCCCCCGGCCCCGGCCGCGACCCTGCTTCGGCGCCTGGCCTGGCTGCGCAATCTGGCCATCGTCGGCCAGCTGCTGGCCATCGTCGTGGTCGTCCTCGGCCTGGGCATGCCCTTGCCGTTGGCGCCCATGCTGACCATTACCGGCTTGCTGCTGCTGCTGAATGCGTTGACCTGGTGGCGCTTGAAACAGCCCTGGCCGGCGAGCCAGCCGGAGGTGTTCACCCAGCTCGCCGCCGACACCATGGCCCTGGCCGGCCAGCTCTTCTTCAGCGGCGGTTATGCCAATCCCTTCGTCTCGCTCTTGCTGCTGCCGGTCATTCTCGCCGCCACCGCGCTGTCGGCCGGCTACGCCTGGCTCGCCGCCCTGTTCACCGGCACCGTCTACAGCCTGCTCATCGTCTGGCATGTGCCGCTGCCGGCGGCAGGCGAGCTCGATGCCTTCAACCTGCACCTGCTCGGCATGTGGTTCAACTTCTTGATCAGTGCCGCCCTGGTCGCCTGGTTCGTCGTGCAGCTGGCCGGCAGTCTGCGCCGACGCGAGCAGGAGCTGGCGGCCGAGCGCGAGAGGGCGTTGCGCGACGCCGGCGTTTTCGCTCTCGGCATGCAGGCCGCCGGTGCCGCTCACGAGCTGTCGACCCCGCTGGCGACCATGACCGTGCTGGCCCGCGAATTGAAGGAGGAGCACCGGCAGGACGGCGAACTGGTCGAGGGCCTGGACCTGCTCATCCAGCAGGCCGAGCGCTGCAAGACCCTGCTCACCCGGCTCACCGTCAGCGCCGGCGTCGGCCGCGAACTCGCGCCGGTGCCGCTCGACGCCTGGCTGAACGAAACCATCGAACATTGGCAGCTGATGCGGCCGAGCATCGTCGTGGTTCGCCGGATCGAAGGGGTACGGCCGGTGCCGTCGATCCGGCCCGACCCGGTGCTGGCCCAGGCCCTGGTGAGTCTTTACAACAATGCGGCCGATGCCTCGCCCGATGATGTGGCGATCGAGGCCGAGTGGGATGCCACGCGCCTGCAGGTGCGCGTGCTCGACCGCGGTCCGGGCCTGAGTCCGGAACTGGCCGAGGCGGCCGGCCGCCTGGCCTGGAGCAGCAAGGGCACGGGCCGCGGCATTGGCCTCTTGCTCACCCATGCCGGCATCGAGCACCTGGGCGGCGAAGCGACCCTGCTGCCGCGCGCAAGCGGCGGCAGCCTGGCCCGGGTGACCGTGCCCTTGATTGCCCTAAAGGCGCGATGA
- the yidD gene encoding membrane protein insertion efficiency factor YidD has product MNPIQRLLVGLIRLYQIALSPYFGSQCRFTPTCSEYAKEAVKRHGALKGGWLAIRRIGRCHPYHPGGHDPVPPPK; this is encoded by the coding sequence ATGAACCCCATCCAACGCCTGCTCGTCGGCCTGATCCGCCTCTACCAGATCGCCCTGTCGCCCTACTTCGGCAGCCAGTGCCGGTTCACGCCGACCTGCTCCGAATACGCCAAGGAGGCGGTGAAGCGACACGGCGCGCTCAAGGGCGGCTGGCTGGCGATCCGCCGCATCGGCCGCTGCCACCCCTATCACCCCGGCGGCCACGACCCGGTGCCGCCGCCGAAGTAA
- a CDS encoding response regulator transcription factor, translating to MKKLPFKDLLLVDDDEALRLVLARALSRRGLTVRQAADVEAAWQLAEAQPPEAAVLDLRLPGESGLTLIERLKALRPDMRIVLMTGYASIATAVEAIKLGATHYLVKPAEVDAILAALQRDQGDAGVEPAEAPLPVKRLEWEHIQRVLAEHDGNISATARALKMHRRTLQRKLGKKPVGADD from the coding sequence ATGAAAAAGCTGCCGTTCAAGGACCTGCTGCTGGTCGACGACGACGAGGCCCTGCGCCTGGTGCTGGCGCGCGCCCTCAGCCGGCGCGGCCTGACGGTGCGCCAGGCGGCCGATGTCGAAGCGGCCTGGCAGCTGGCCGAGGCGCAGCCGCCCGAGGCGGCCGTGCTCGATCTGCGCCTGCCGGGCGAGTCCGGCCTCACGCTGATCGAACGCCTGAAGGCGCTCAGGCCGGACATGCGCATCGTGCTTATGACCGGCTATGCCAGCATCGCCACCGCGGTCGAGGCGATCAAGCTCGGCGCCACGCACTACCTGGTCAAGCCGGCCGAGGTCGACGCGATCCTCGCCGCCCTGCAGCGCGACCAGGGCGATGCCGGGGTGGAACCGGCCGAGGCGCCGCTGCCGGTGAAGCGGCTGGAATGGGAACACATCCAGCGGGTGCTGGCCGAGCACGACGGCAACATCTCCGCCACGGCGCGCGCGCTCAAGATGCACCGGCGCACCCTGCAGCGGAAACTGGGCAAGAAGCCGGTCGGTGCCGACGATTGA
- the dksA gene encoding RNA polymerase-binding protein DksA, giving the protein MSDKDYMNDKQLGFFKAKLLEMRAEILDNARETGEHLKENEVFADPNDRATVEEENMLEQRVRDRERKLLKKIESALRRIESGEYGYCLETGEPIGLARLIARPTAELSIEAQEKHERRERLFAD; this is encoded by the coding sequence ATGTCCGACAAGGACTACATGAACGACAAGCAGCTCGGCTTCTTCAAGGCCAAGCTCTTGGAGATGCGTGCCGAGATTCTGGACAACGCGCGCGAGACCGGCGAGCACCTCAAGGAAAACGAGGTCTTCGCCGACCCCAACGACCGCGCCACGGTGGAAGAAGAGAACATGCTCGAGCAGCGCGTGCGCGACCGCGAGCGCAAGCTCCTGAAGAAGATCGAATCCGCCCTGCGCCGCATCGAGTCGGGCGAATACGGCTACTGCCTGGAGACCGGCGAGCCGATCGGCTTGGCCCGCCTGATCGCCCGGCCGACCGCCGAGTTGTCGATCGAGGCCCAGGAGAAGCACGAGCGGCGCGAGCGGCTGTTCGCCGACTGA
- a CDS encoding metal ABC transporter substrate-binding protein, producing MRKYLLLCLAALAWPAQAALKVLACEPEWAALVTELAGERAEVAAATSAWQDPHRIEARPSLIARARRADLVVCTGAGLEIGWLPVLLRESANPRIQPGRPGYFLAADFVALLDKPQRVSRAEGDVHPEGNPHIQTDPRQIARVAEALAQRLARLEPDQAAWYQARHADFTRRWQAAQQRWETRAARLRGVRVVSQHNGFPYLYQWLGLVEVATLEPKPGLEPSVAHLGAVTEALKARPASLIVRAAYQPARPSEWLAERTGLPIAVLPFTVGGSDRASDLFGLFDDTLDRLLAAAR from the coding sequence ATGCGCAAGTACTTGTTGCTTTGTCTTGCCGCGCTGGCGTGGCCGGCCCAGGCCGCGCTCAAGGTGCTGGCCTGCGAGCCGGAGTGGGCGGCCCTGGTCACGGAACTGGCGGGCGAGCGTGCGGAGGTGGCTGCGGCCACCAGCGCCTGGCAGGACCCGCACCGGATCGAGGCCCGACCCTCGTTGATCGCCCGTGCCCGCCGGGCCGACCTCGTGGTCTGCACCGGCGCCGGGCTGGAGATCGGCTGGCTGCCGGTGCTGCTGCGGGAATCGGCCAACCCCCGCATCCAGCCCGGCCGGCCCGGCTATTTCCTGGCGGCCGATTTCGTCGCCCTGCTCGACAAGCCGCAGCGCGTGAGCCGGGCCGAGGGCGATGTCCACCCCGAGGGCAACCCGCACATCCAGACCGACCCGCGCCAGATCGCGCGCGTGGCCGAGGCCCTGGCCCAGCGCCTGGCCCGGCTCGAGCCGGATCAGGCGGCCTGGTACCAGGCCCGGCACGCCGACTTCACCCGGCGCTGGCAGGCCGCGCAACAGCGCTGGGAGACCCGGGCGGCCCGGCTCAGGGGCGTGCGCGTGGTGTCGCAGCACAACGGCTTTCCCTATCTCTACCAGTGGCTGGGGCTGGTCGAGGTGGCCACGCTCGAGCCCAAGCCGGGACTGGAGCCCTCGGTCGCCCACCTGGGCGCGGTCACCGAGGCGCTCAAGGCCCGGCCCGCCAGCCTGATCGTGCGCGCCGCCTATCAGCCGGCGCGGCCGAGCGAGTGGCTGGCCGAGCGCACCGGCCTGCCGATCGCGGTGCTGCCCTTCACCGTGGGCGGCTCGGACCGGGCGAGCGATCTCTTCGGCCTGTTCGACGACACCCTGGACCGCCTCTTGGCGGCGGCGCGATGA
- the lipA gene encoding lipoyl synthase, producing MADLELHKGRAKTARIPIKVVAKPRLKMPAWIRAKSPNAPEVAELKAVLRDKGLHTVCEEASCPNLGECFRHGTATFMILGDLCTRRCPFCDVGHGKPLPPDPKEPAHLAETVAAMRLKYVVITSVDRDDLRDGGAQHFADCIRAVREASPGTRIEILTPDFRGRLEVALDILAATPPDVLNHNLETVPRLYKACRPGADYAHSLKLLQEFKARLPNVPTKSGIMLGLGETDAEVIEVMRDLRAHDVDMLTIGQYLQPSGHHLSVERYVTPEQFAEFERQAYAMGFRNAACGPMVRSSYHADRQAAGV from the coding sequence ATGGCCGATTTAGAACTGCACAAGGGCCGGGCCAAGACCGCGCGCATCCCGATCAAGGTGGTGGCCAAGCCCCGGCTCAAGATGCCGGCCTGGATCCGCGCCAAGTCGCCCAATGCGCCCGAGGTGGCCGAGTTGAAAGCCGTGCTGCGCGACAAGGGCCTGCACACCGTGTGCGAGGAGGCCTCCTGCCCCAATCTGGGCGAGTGCTTCCGCCACGGCACCGCCACCTTCATGATCCTGGGCGACCTATGCACCCGGCGCTGTCCCTTCTGCGACGTCGGCCATGGCAAACCCTTGCCGCCCGATCCCAAGGAGCCGGCCCACCTGGCCGAGACCGTGGCCGCGATGCGGCTCAAATACGTGGTCATCACCAGCGTCGATCGCGACGACCTCAGAGACGGCGGCGCCCAGCACTTCGCCGACTGCATCCGCGCCGTGCGCGAGGCCTCGCCCGGCACCCGGATCGAGATCCTGACGCCGGACTTCCGCGGCCGGCTCGAGGTCGCCCTCGACATCCTGGCCGCCACGCCGCCGGACGTGCTGAATCACAACCTGGAGACCGTGCCCCGCCTCTACAAGGCCTGCCGGCCGGGCGCCGATTACGCCCATTCCTTGAAGCTGCTGCAGGAGTTCAAGGCGCGGCTGCCGAACGTGCCGACCAAGTCCGGCATCATGCTCGGCCTGGGCGAGACCGACGCAGAAGTCATCGAGGTCATGCGCGACCTGCGCGCGCACGATGTGGACATGCTCACCATCGGCCAGTATCTGCAGCCCTCGGGCCACCATTTGTCTGTAGAGCGCTACGTCACGCCCGAGCAGTTCGCCGAGTTCGAACGGCAGGCCTATGCGATGGGATTCAGGAATGCCGCCTGCGGGCCGATGGTGCGCAGTTCCTATCATGCTGACCGGCAGGCGGCAGGGGTGTAA
- a CDS encoding metal ABC transporter permease, whose amino-acid sequence MNWQLDLPLLAAPWLAGLLVLASHVPLGREVLRRGVVFVDLAVAQIAGLGVIAAHALGWEPAGWRVQAAAFGAALVGAGLLAWLERRWPHLAEPLIGVGFVLAASLAALVSAHDPHGGEHLRDLLVGQILWVNWPQVAWLGLLTGLALLAWRVLQGRRWGFYPVLALCVTASVQVVGVWLVFASLILPALAVGRRRGGAAWGIGLGLGALGYGAGLALSAWLDWPAGAVIVLMLALCALFAARIIAASRND is encoded by the coding sequence ATGAACTGGCAACTCGATCTGCCGCTGCTCGCCGCACCCTGGCTCGCCGGCCTCTTGGTGCTGGCCAGCCATGTGCCGCTGGGGCGCGAGGTGTTGCGCCGCGGCGTGGTCTTCGTCGATCTGGCCGTGGCCCAGATCGCCGGCCTGGGCGTGATTGCCGCCCACGCTTTGGGCTGGGAGCCGGCCGGCTGGCGCGTGCAGGCCGCCGCCTTCGGCGCGGCGCTCGTCGGTGCCGGGCTGCTGGCCTGGCTCGAGCGCCGCTGGCCGCATCTGGCCGAGCCGCTGATCGGCGTGGGCTTCGTGCTCGCCGCCAGCCTGGCCGCCCTGGTCTCGGCCCACGACCCGCATGGCGGTGAACATCTGCGCGATCTGCTGGTCGGCCAGATCCTTTGGGTGAACTGGCCCCAGGTGGCCTGGCTCGGCCTGCTCACCGGCCTGGCCCTGCTTGCCTGGCGCGTTTTGCAGGGCCGGCGCTGGGGTTTCTATCCGGTGCTGGCCCTGTGCGTCACCGCCTCGGTGCAGGTGGTCGGGGTCTGGCTGGTGTTCGCCAGCCTGATCCTGCCCGCGCTCGCCGTCGGCCGGCGGCGCGGCGGCGCGGCCTGGGGCATCGGCCTCGGGCTCGGCGCGCTCGGCTATGGTGCCGGGCTCGCTCTGTCGGCCTGGCTCGACTGGCCAGCCGGTGCGGTGATCGTGCTCATGCTCGCCCTCTGCGCCCTGTTCGCCGCGCGTATAATCGCGGCATCCCGCAACGACTGA